The Lycium ferocissimum isolate CSIRO_LF1 chromosome 1, AGI_CSIRO_Lferr_CH_V1, whole genome shotgun sequence genome includes a region encoding these proteins:
- the LOC132049475 gene encoding nuclear transport factor 2-like isoform X1 yields MAAAVEAAAAAQQPVSAQVVGNAFVQQYYHILHHSPGLVFRFYQDISKLGRPEDDGSMSITTTMQAINDKILSLNYADFRAEIKSVDSQESFKGGVHVLVTGYLTGKDNLIRNFSQTFFLAPQDRGYFVLNDIFRYVEIVNQQDTVQVPETDVVLAPVTPEQIVADPPNPLPAQEDHISEQSTPSAEEANGGEVYNPPENANVPVVEEEVPVPEVVDEVQGDSQVVAESNIVIEQVPKMSYASIVRHLKESAATFSPPPAPAPRKIVPKSVEQVSQPPAAVPADSSVLSSDFVDNGNNQEGEAADGYSVYIKGLPMSATPAMLEDEFKKFGPIKNGGIQVRSNRQQGFTFGFVEFEEATAVQKAIEASPILIGGRQAAVEEKKSTNSRGNTRGRYPSGRGGSGFRNDGGRGRGNYGGGGRGYNRGGDFNGRSEFNNRGGNRGGSSNRGGDGYQRADNMGGNNGRMNRGGGMPNGTAKNMTPRISATA; encoded by the exons ATGGCGGCGGCAGTGGAAGCGGCGGCGGCGGCGCAACAACCTGTGTCTGCTCAAGTG GTGGGAAATGCTTTTGTGCAGCAGTATTATCATATACTGCACCATTCACCAGGGCTGGTATTTAGGTTTTATCAGGATATAAGCAAGCTTGGTCGCCCCGAAGATGATGGCTCCATGAGCATCACTACCACAATGCAA GCTATCAATGATAAGATACTGTCACTTAACTATGCGGACTTCAGAGCAGAGATCAAGTCTGTGGATTCCCAAGAGTCCTTCAAGGGGGGAGTGCACGTCCTTGTTACTGGATATTTGACTGGGAAAGACAACTTGATTCGAAATTTCTCTCAAACTTTCTTCCTGGCTCCGCAAGACCGAGGGTACTTTGTTTTGAATGACATTTTTCGATATGTGGAGATTGTCAATCAACAAGACACAGTACAGGTTCCAGAAACTGATGTGGTGTTGGCTCCAGTTACTCCAGAGCAAA TTGTTGCAGATCCGCCTAATCCCCTTCCAGCTCAGGAGGATCACATTTCTGAGCAGAGCACACCATCTGCTGAGGAAGCAAATGGGGGAGAAGTTTACAACCCTCCTGAGAATGCTAATGTGCCTGTTGTTGAAGAGGAAGTGCCTGTGCCTGAGGTTGTTGATGAAGTGCAAGGTGACTCGCAAGTGGTAGCTGAATCTAACATCGTAATTGAACAGGTCCCGAAGATGTCATATGCTTCAATT GTCAGGCATCTAAAGGAAAGTGCGGCAACTTTCTCCCCTCCTCCAGCTCCTGCTCCTAGGAAGATTGTGCCTAAGAGTGTTGAGCAAGTGAGTCAACCTCCTGCAGCAGTACCAGCCGACAGCTCTGTTTTGAGCTCAGACTTTGTTGATAATGGGAATAACCAAGAGGGAGAAG CAGCTGATGGATACTCCGTCTACATCAAAGGTCTACCTATGAGTGCCACTCCCGCCATGCTTGAAGATGAGTTCAAGAAGTTTGGGCCTATCAAGAATGGAGGCATTCAAGTCCGAAGTAACAGA CAACAGGGATTTACTTTTGGCTTTGTGGAATTTGAGGAGGCAACTGCTGTGCAAAAAGCTATTGAG GCTtctccaattttaattggtggACGCCAAGCTGCCGTCGAAGAAAAGAAGTCTACCAATTCTCGAG GTAACACTAGGGGTAGATATCCATCTGGAAGGGGTGGTTCTGGATTCAGGAATGACGGAGGACGAGGGCGAGGAAACTATGGAGGCGGTGGTAGGGGCTATAATCGTGGTGGTGATTTCAATGGAAGAAGTGAGTTTAACAACAGAGGTGGCAATCGCGGAGGGTCATCCAACCGTGGAGGTGATGGCTATCAGAGAGCTGACAACATGGGAGGCAACAACGGGCGAATGAATCGTGGTGGTGGGATGCCAAATGGAACTGCCAAAAATATGACACCACGGATTTCTGCTACAGCTTGA
- the LOC132049475 gene encoding nuclear transport factor 2-like isoform X2, giving the protein MAAAVEAAAAAQQPVSAQVVGNAFVQQYYHILHHSPGLVFRFYQDISKLGRPEDDGSMSITTTMQAINDKILSLNYADFRAEIKSVDSQESFKGGVHVLVTGYLTGKDNLIRNFSQTFFLAPQDRGYFVLNDIFRYVEIVNQQDTVQVPETDVVLAPVTPEQIVADPPNPLPAQEDHISEQSTPSAEEANGGEVYNPPENANVPVVEEEVPVPEVVDEVQGDSQVVAESNIVIEQVPKMSYASIVRHLKESAATFSPPPAPAPRKIVPKSVEQVSQPPAAVPADSSVLSSDFVDNGNNQEGEADGYSVYIKGLPMSATPAMLEDEFKKFGPIKNGGIQVRSNRQQGFTFGFVEFEEATAVQKAIEASPILIGGRQAAVEEKKSTNSRGNTRGRYPSGRGGSGFRNDGGRGRGNYGGGGRGYNRGGDFNGRSEFNNRGGNRGGSSNRGGDGYQRADNMGGNNGRMNRGGGMPNGTAKNMTPRISATA; this is encoded by the exons ATGGCGGCGGCAGTGGAAGCGGCGGCGGCGGCGCAACAACCTGTGTCTGCTCAAGTG GTGGGAAATGCTTTTGTGCAGCAGTATTATCATATACTGCACCATTCACCAGGGCTGGTATTTAGGTTTTATCAGGATATAAGCAAGCTTGGTCGCCCCGAAGATGATGGCTCCATGAGCATCACTACCACAATGCAA GCTATCAATGATAAGATACTGTCACTTAACTATGCGGACTTCAGAGCAGAGATCAAGTCTGTGGATTCCCAAGAGTCCTTCAAGGGGGGAGTGCACGTCCTTGTTACTGGATATTTGACTGGGAAAGACAACTTGATTCGAAATTTCTCTCAAACTTTCTTCCTGGCTCCGCAAGACCGAGGGTACTTTGTTTTGAATGACATTTTTCGATATGTGGAGATTGTCAATCAACAAGACACAGTACAGGTTCCAGAAACTGATGTGGTGTTGGCTCCAGTTACTCCAGAGCAAA TTGTTGCAGATCCGCCTAATCCCCTTCCAGCTCAGGAGGATCACATTTCTGAGCAGAGCACACCATCTGCTGAGGAAGCAAATGGGGGAGAAGTTTACAACCCTCCTGAGAATGCTAATGTGCCTGTTGTTGAAGAGGAAGTGCCTGTGCCTGAGGTTGTTGATGAAGTGCAAGGTGACTCGCAAGTGGTAGCTGAATCTAACATCGTAATTGAACAGGTCCCGAAGATGTCATATGCTTCAATT GTCAGGCATCTAAAGGAAAGTGCGGCAACTTTCTCCCCTCCTCCAGCTCCTGCTCCTAGGAAGATTGTGCCTAAGAGTGTTGAGCAAGTGAGTCAACCTCCTGCAGCAGTACCAGCCGACAGCTCTGTTTTGAGCTCAGACTTTGTTGATAATGGGAATAACCAAGAGGGAGAAG CTGATGGATACTCCGTCTACATCAAAGGTCTACCTATGAGTGCCACTCCCGCCATGCTTGAAGATGAGTTCAAGAAGTTTGGGCCTATCAAGAATGGAGGCATTCAAGTCCGAAGTAACAGA CAACAGGGATTTACTTTTGGCTTTGTGGAATTTGAGGAGGCAACTGCTGTGCAAAAAGCTATTGAG GCTtctccaattttaattggtggACGCCAAGCTGCCGTCGAAGAAAAGAAGTCTACCAATTCTCGAG GTAACACTAGGGGTAGATATCCATCTGGAAGGGGTGGTTCTGGATTCAGGAATGACGGAGGACGAGGGCGAGGAAACTATGGAGGCGGTGGTAGGGGCTATAATCGTGGTGGTGATTTCAATGGAAGAAGTGAGTTTAACAACAGAGGTGGCAATCGCGGAGGGTCATCCAACCGTGGAGGTGATGGCTATCAGAGAGCTGACAACATGGGAGGCAACAACGGGCGAATGAATCGTGGTGGTGGGATGCCAAATGGAACTGCCAAAAATATGACACCACGGATTTCTGCTACAGCTTGA